The following nucleotide sequence is from Vanrija pseudolonga chromosome 4, complete sequence.
GCGGCGCCAGTCGCTGCGCGGCCCTCGGCAGAGTCGCTCGGTGCGAAAGTTCAAGTCACGTGAGGACATGCCACGTGGACCACGTGGGTTGTTGTCATACGTTTCTAGGTGTACGTACGGCTGTGCTGTGTTTGTGCACAACGGTCTCGCTCTCCGCAACAACGGCCTACTGCATGCCTACGATGCTATTCCAATGGGGTGGGGGTAGGAAGAAACTCAATATGCTAGTGACACaacagcgcgccgcggcaagGGTGTGTGGCCGGGCGCGCGCAACAAGAAATCAAGGGTAGGTAGGGTAGGAGCCGGCCCTACAGCACGACACACTTCTTGCCGCTCTTCTTGATGACTCTGGacacaccgccgcggcgcaggctcTCGCGGATCGCAGCGTCAAacacctcgcgcacgccggtGCCCTCCTTGGCTGAGCACTCGAGGTACCGCCGTGCGCCAATGTCCTTTGCGACGCGTTCTCCCTCGGCTGGCGAGATGGGTCCAACGCCCTGGGCCGCCATGAGCGACTTTGTCGTCGGGTCGTTGCGTAAGTCGGTCTTGGTGCACACGAGCAGGAGAGGGACGTTCTCGCAAAAGTGCGACATCTCGGGGAACCACTGTGATGGTTAGTCCTATCCCGCTCgacccaacccaccttgtccAGCACGTTCTCCAAACTTGGCCGGTGGTTGCACGCAAACACGACCAAGATGACGTCCGTGTCGTTGTAGCTCAGCGGCCTGAGACGGTCAAAGTCTTCCTGTCCTGCCGTGTCCCATAACGCGAGCTCGATCGTCTTTGACGGGTCCGTTGGGTGAGGCACGGTCGTGATGAGGTTCTCGAAGACGGTTGGGACATAGGTCTGAGGTGGTGAGCTAAAGCCAGCTGTGGTTCGAAAGCTCACCTCTGGGAAGCGGTTCTCGGCGTAGACGGTGAGGAGGCAGGTCTTGCCACATCCTTTGGTGTATCAGCGTCTGTGCACGTACGCGTGGTAACGTGCGGCGAGCTTCGAGCTAGCGCGGGGGGTAGGGTAGGGCGGCCGGAGCGTGACGCGTGCAGCACAGGGGGTCTCAGCATGCCCACTGTGAGTGCATGGGCATGCTGCTGCGAGACGTCGAGGTGCAAGTGAGGAAGAGACAGAGGTTTGTTCCTCGGtgccgtcttcctcgccttcctcgtctcccTCCCCCGCAGCCGGCCCAACCTCGAGGAAGGTTGCCTGCGGGCCGCACACGGCTTCGCCTTCCTTCACCCCGCTGCCGCGAGTTGCACTCACCTCCATCACCGACCACGAcgagcttcttcttgagGTCTGGACCTTTGCGTTGTCCTCCTTCAAACTGGTTGTTTGTCAGCCTTGGTCGCTTGTGATGAGggccggggtggggtggttgTTTACTCGCGCGTAAACAAAACAAGGGGAGGGATGATACTTGCCGACATTTCCTATGCAGTGCTGTTGCAGCGAGTTGAACTagtgtgttgttgtttgtCTCTTTGCGTTGCTGCCAGTCTTGCTTGGTGTCTCTTTGCTGATAAGGCCTTTGATTGTAATGTGGATAGAGATGACTGAatgggcggcgcgtgttTGATCAAGGCAGGAGATGAGTGATTTGGGGGTGATTACGACTGGCCCCAAGTCACATCCGACGTGCTTGTCTTTGCAGGTGCCGGTGGCGGAAAACAAAGCAACCCCGGAAAGtcaggcggcagcggcggcaggcagaCAGGCGGCAGTGCAATAGCGGGAGCAAATTGGCACAAACCCAGCCAGAGCCTAATAAAGCGTGGAGTATATAAATTTCCCAATCTGATGCATTTAAGCCAGCGAACCAACCAAAGTCATTTGAAATTACTTGTCCCATTTTGAGCTGTTATTGGATAGGATCGGCCGTCTCAAAGTGACACGATTTACCAAGTCAACTcaactcgccgcccgcccccaaCTTCTTTTtcatcacccacccccacctaCTCTT
It contains:
- the RHO1 gene encoding GTP-binding protein RHO1 — protein: MTLFEGGQRKGPDLKKKLVVVGDGGCGKTCLLTVYAENRFPETYVPTVFENLITTVPHPTDPSKTIELALWDTAGQEDFDRLRPLSYNDTDVILVVFACNHRPSLENVLDKWFPEMSHFCENVPLLLVCTKTDLRNDPTTKSLMAAQGVGPISPAEGERVAKDIGARRYLECSAKEGTGVREVFDAAIRESLRRGGVSRVIKKSGKKCVVL